A stretch of the Salmo salar chromosome ssa20, Ssal_v3.1, whole genome shotgun sequence genome encodes the following:
- the LOC106580201 gene encoding spindlin-Z: MKTPFGKMPGQRPRADGGNTGVSANLIKKKNSHKKQKNIGPSKPIAQPTRNIVGCRITHQWKEDTKVSQWKGTVLDQVPVNPSLYLIKYDGFDCIYGLELHKDERVQGLEVLPDRVAPARVSDAQLAETMIGKAVEHMFEQDEGPKEEWRGMVLARAPIMNTWFYITYEKDPVLYMYQLLDDYKEGDLRIMPDSNDSTPTEREPGEVVDSLVGKQVEYAKEDGGKRTGMVIHQVDAKPSVYFIKFDDDFHIYVYDLVKTS, from the exons ATGAAGACCCCATTTGGAAAGATGCCAGGCCAGCGCCCCAGAGCTGATGGGG GGAATACTGGGGTATCTGCAAATCTGATCAAGAAGAAAAATTCCCACAA GAAGCAGAAGAATATCGGTCCAAGCAAGCCTATTGCCCAACCCACACGAAACATAGTGGGTTGCAGGATAACGCACCAGTGGAAGGAAGATACCAAGGTTTCCCAGTGGAAAGGAACAGTTCTCGATCAAGTCCCTGTCAACCCATCTCTCTACCTGATCAAGTATGATGGATTTGACTGCATCTATGGACTTGAGCTTCACAAAGATGAGAGGGTGCAAGGCCTGGAGGTTTTACCAGACCGAGTTG CTCCAGCTCGCGTCAGTGATGCACAGCTAGCAGAAACCATGATAGGCAAAGCAGTGGAGCACATGTTTGAGCAAGATGAAGGAccaaaggaggagtggaggggcatGGTGCTAGCACGGGCTCCCATTATGAACACATGGTTCTACATTACTTACGAAAAGGACCCTGTTTTGTACATGTACCAACTCTTGGATGACTACAAAGAGGGGGATCTCCGTATAATGCCTGATTCAA ATGACTCGACCCCAACCGAGAGAGAACCTGGAGAAGTGGTGGATAGCCTTGTTGGCAAACAAGTGGAATATGCCAAAGAGGATGGCGGCAAAAGGACAGGCATGGTTATCCATCAGGTTGATGCCAAACCCTCTGTGTATTTCATCAAGTTTGATGACGACTTTCACATCTATGTCTATGATTTAGTAAAAACGTCTTAG